In the genome of Fusarium fujikuroi IMI 58289 draft genome, chromosome FFUJ_chr02, one region contains:
- a CDS encoding probable COQ5-ubiquinone biosynthesis, methyltransferase — translation MASRTALRGFSRTLKPSRCSLTFVRPFCSTNAVRGDKSTPTSDRPTHFGYETVTEAEKQQRVAGVFTSVAESYDKMNDFMSLGIHRLWKDYFISSLNPGATNPPGQPQRILDVAGGTGDIAFRHLQHAHEFNCNPNVSVIISDINPDMLAVGRQRSLALPASHQSALSFLEANAEVLPSQVEDNSLDLYTVAFGIRNFSNIPAALKEAHRVLKPGGVFACLEFSKVDKHPIFNTIYKQWSFKGIPLIGQLVAGDRDSYQYLVESIERFPSQTAFRTMIKDAGFVVAGEGYEDLTGGIAAIHKGMKPV, via the exons ATGGCCTCGCGCACAGCCCTCCGGGGCTTCTCCCGCACACTGAAACCCTCTAGATGCTCTCTTACTTTCGTCCGGCCGTTTTGCTCTACCAATGCCGTCCGTGGCGATAAATCAACCCCTACATCTGATCGACCTACCCACTTCGGATATGAGACTGTCACTGAAGCAGAAAAGCAGCAGCGTGTTGCTGGTGTATTTACAAGTGTCGCCGAATCCTACGATAAGATGAATGATTTCATGTCCCTGGGTATTCATCGTCTATGGAA GGACTACTTTATCTCTTCCCTCAACCCTGGTGCTACGAATCCCCCCGGTCAACCTCAGCGCATTCTCGACGTTGCTGGCGGAACTGGCGATATCGCTTTCCGACACCTTCAGCACGCCCACGAGTTCAACTGCAACCCCAATGTCTCCGTTATTATCTCCGACATCAACCCCGATATGCTGGCAGTTGGTCGCCAACGTTCTCTTGCACTCCCCGCGTCCCACCAATCAGCCCTCTCTTTTCTCGAGGCAAACGCCGAAGTCCTCCCCTCTCAGGTTGAGGATAACTCGCTCGATCTTTACACTGTTGCCTTCGGTATTCGcaacttctccaacatccCTGCTGCTTTGAAGGAAGCCCATCGCGTTTTGAAGCCTGGCGGTGTGTTTGCCTGCCTTGAGTTCTCAAAGGTTGACAAGCACCCCATTTTCAACACTATCTATAAGCAGTGGTCCTTTAAGGGCATTCCTCTAATCGGTCAACTAGTGGCAGGGGACCGCGACAGCTACCAGTATTTGGTCGAGAGTATTGAGAGATTTCCGAGCCAGACCGCGTTCAGAACCATGATCAAGGATGCAGGCTTCGTAGTTGCTGGAGAAGGCTACGAAGACCTGACTGGCGGCATTGCCGCTATTCATAAGGGCATGAAGCCTGTATGA